A segment of the Spirochaetota bacterium genome:
TAAACTGGGTTGCACCTGATACCAGGTTGCCAAAGGATTATATTAATTACTGGGAAAGCATTGTCAATGCTGAGCATCCTTATACCATGAAACCTTTTACCAGCGATAATATCACCAAAATAGCTGCCGTGGTTAAGACGATTCAGGAAAAACCTGAAAAAGTTAAGAAGCTCTACACGCTGTTTTTGGGCAGGGCTGGAAAAGTGGAAGAAGAAAAGATGGTACAGGATTTTAAAACTCTCATGAATGGTATAAAGATAAATGAATAAATTGAGGAGGGTGTCCCAAAAGACATATTTTTACAATGACTTTTGACCTTGTGTCATTGCGAGGAACAAAGTGACGAAGCAATCCATAGTTGCGAGCGCTGCAGGCGTGTGGCAATCTTGTCTTCTGCAGCATTGAGATTGCCCCCTTAGACAAGCTCTATGCTCTCAATGACTTTGCACCATCATCATTGAGGTCCTCACTGTTTGTTTTGAGACACCTTCTTCTCTATAATCTGCGCTAAGTGCTTTGCGGTTTCCTGCTTTTCCTTTACGTTTGATTCACGTGCTATCATGATGCGCTGCGCCTGTGGTGAGCCTGCACCATGCATTGATTCGGTTAAATAGCCTACAGAGGCTGTGCCCATAGTGATATTTTCTATCAGGCGCAGAATACGGATGCGGTGTTCAGTAGGAACATCGCTTTTTGCTTTAAAATATTTTTTAATCCATTTGCCAGCTTCCGGGTGATTCAGGTCATCAGCTGAAGGGAGGGTCACCAGTGCACCACCAGCAATATCCTGTGCTAATCGGGCTATCTCATAGGGAAAGCGCGTGACATTTTGTTTGTGAACATTTGCAAGCAGGGTATTTACCATATAGGTACCAGGCTCTTCACGCTTGCCTTCGGAAGCACAGGCAATACAGCCGCAATACAGCGTTTCATTCAGGTGTATCATTTCAATGATCTTGTCTTTCACATGTGATGCTTTATCTATTCCATTGTATTCAGCTATTGTCTGCGTTGCACCAATCAGCACATCCCCCACGCCAACCTTGCATGCATAGCTTTGCCGGTGATATGATGCAAAACGCTCAACCAGGTGGCCTGCAAAATCATATTCTTTATACATAAAAACTCTGTCCCAGGGAACAAAAACATCATCAAATACAATCAAGGCTTCATGGCCACCAAAGAGTGCATTACCCTGATCAATGGTATATTTTTCAAGTTTGCGGGTGTCGCATGACTGTCGCCCATATATATAGATTAAGCCCTGTGTGTCAGCGGGCACTGCAAACGAGATTGCCCAATCTTTATCTTCAGGGCGCATGGCGATAGTTGGCATGACAATGACTTCATGTGAATTGAGTGCTCCAG
Coding sequences within it:
- a CDS encoding 4-hydroxyphenylacetate 3-hydroxylase family protein; the encoded protein is MPLKTPAEYIESIRKLKRTIYLFGQKIENTVDHPIIKPSLNAVAMTYALAQKEEYKDIMTATSHITGNVINRFTHIHQSIDDLVKKSKMGRLLGAKTGCCFQRCVGMDALNALSMTTYAIDQKYGTQYYQRFLKYLQYVQDNDLVCDGAMTDPKGDRSLPPHKQQDPDLYLHVVKETKDGIIVRGAKAHQTGALNSHEVIVMPTIAMRPEDKDWAISFAVPADTQGLIYIYGRQSCDTRKLEKYTIDQGNALFGGHEALIVFDDVFVPWDRVFMYKEYDFAGHLVERFASYHRQSYACKVGVGDVLIGATQTIAEYNGIDKASHVKDKIIEMIHLNETLYCGCIACASEGKREEPGTYMVNTLLANVHKQNVTRFPYEIARLAQDIAGGALVTLPSADDLNHPEAGKWIKKYFKAKSDVPTEHRIRILRLIENITMGTASVGYLTESMHGAGSPQAQRIMIARESNVKEKQETAKHLAQIIEKKVSQNKQ